The region CCTTCTCGCTCCCAGCCGTCGCCGAGATCCGTGTTATGACAGATCATGGCCATCATGCGGCCGTTGTCGTCGAACAGACCCTTATAGTGGACTTCGCGAGTATCGTTTTCGTACCTGGATTCCCAGGTGATGATTTCGCCGTTTGGGCCGGGCCGAGCCCAGCCGATCGCCGGAATCTGCGGACGCTCCTTCAGATCATACACACAGTGGAAAACCGGGTGACTTAGCGGAAGTTCAACCGGCTCCCGATCCGGAAAGACGCGGCGGAGTTCGAAATAAAAGTTCCTCCACTCCGCTTCGCCCCAGAAGTCGTCCACCATCAGAAACCCGCCGTTCAGCAGATAGGATCGCAGAGCTTCGATTTCCGGCTCAGAAAAGCTCAAATCGCCGGGTTCGATCAGATAAACGAACGGAAAATCGAACAGCCTGGGATCCGTGAGTTCAATGATCAGGCCATCCGGGTTGACATGCATCGACGTCAGTTGCTGCAGCCGGTAGGAAAAATTCAGGTCGGCGTCGGGATAGTCCGTTGCCCATTTCCCCCAGCGACCGTAGGAGTTGTATTTGATCCGGACGAACGTGAAGACATCGTCCTTGAAGTTCTCATCGACCTTCCAGTCCGGAACTCCGCGTCGGTCGGGGCGCCCGTCGGGACCGAATTCCGGACCGCGCCGGTAGTAGCCGCGGCGTCCGTACTGAGCGATCGCGGCGGACGTCAGCACGACAATCAACGCTGCGACGATGACGGCAGTGAGTGGACGTTTCATGATCCGAGCCTGTTTCCGACGGAGCGGCGGAGTTTGAGACGCATGGTTGTCCCAAATCATACGAGCCGACGCCACTGCGAACAGTGTGCCGTTTCCGACGATTGCCTTTGCCGCAAAAAGTCGGCTCAATACGGCTTGCAATTTCTCGCGCCGCGTCGCCACGAACGATGCCAAAATCGGGTCCGTGTCGGTGACGAACCTGCGGAGTCCGGTCCCGGGCCGCGGCGCAACTTATGGGGCTGCGAGTCGCTGCAGCGGTCCGACTCCGACAGTTGTCGTCATCTGAATCGGATATTGCTGCAACAGCCGCTGCAGATCGTCAAGCGATACCGCCCGGACGGTGTGCAGATCGTCGGCGACCGATCGATACTCACCGCGGTAAACCCAGTTTCCGCCCAGCGATGACAACCGCCCCATCGGCCGTTCGCCGCGCAAGACGACTCGCGAAGCCACCTTGTTGCGGGCCTGCTCAAGTTCTTCCGCGGTGATGCCATGATCGTTGACTGCACCAAACACAGCCTTCATGCGAGCCAGGTTGGCTTCCACCTGTTCCGGCTGACAACTGAGGTACGACATCCACGTGCCGGCTCCGTCATATTCGTTGTAGCCAAGTTCCGCGGCCTCGGCGAAACCGGGATCCACGATATCCCAGAACAGCCGGCTGCCGGAATCGTCGCCGACCACAACCGCCAGCAGCTCCGCGGCAAAACGAAGATTGTCCCGTGAATCGGGAGCGGGGCCCATCTGCATCACGTGCTCCTGCACGCTGCTTTCGCGAGTGACCAGATGAGTTCTCGGTTGCGGATGCACCGGCGGCAGATCCCGCGACGCCCGACCTAGGGGAATACCTGCGCAGTGCTTCTCGACGATCCGAAGAAGTGTGTCGAAGTCCGTGTTCCCGGCAATGGCCAGAGTCATGTTGCCGGCGTGATAGTGGCTGCGGTGATAATCCCGCATCTGCTCGGATGTCAGAGCGGTGATGCTTTCGTTCGTCCCCAGAATGCTTTGTCCCAGCGGATGACCGGCAAAGTGAGTCGACATCACGTTGTCGTAAGCCGTGAAGGAAGGCTGGTCGTCGTACATTCCGATCTCTTCCAGAATAACGTTCTTCTCCATATCGAAGTCATCCTGGCGGAGTGAAGGAGTCATCAGCGCGGCCAGCAGCTCCATTGTGGTTTCCAGATACTCCGGCAGCACCGCGGCGTAGTAGGTTGTGACTTCTTCGCCGGTCGACGCGTTGTACTTCGCACCCACTTCGTCAAAGACGCGGTTCACATCATCGGCCGTGAAGCGGTCGTTTCCCTTGAACGCCATGTGTTCCAGAAAATGGCTGACACCGGATACCGCGGCCGTCTCGTCTCGCGAACCGGTCCGGACGAAAAAGCCCGCCGCGACGCTGTGAACGGCCGGCGTCAGTTCCGCGATGACCTGCAGGCCGTTGGCAAATTTGTGCTGATGGAACTTCATGAATCATGCTTCTCCTGCGGGACCGTCGACCAATTCTGCGCCTCGCGCACTTTGCTGACACAGGGAACTGCGACTGATGATGACACGTCACGCCACGGCAGCCGGGGCCTGCACGCACGCGGCATCAAGCGGCTGCGGGCCGATCGTGACAAGGGCCATCGTCGCCGGTGCATAGTCGATCGCAAAGTTTCGAACCTGTTCAGTCGTCAGGTCGTCGATCCGCTGGTGAATTTCGTTCAGCAGCATGACACGGCCAAGATGGAAGGTGTCTCGCGCCAGGGCACCGGAACGAGCCATCGTGGATTCCTGCTGCATAATCAGCGTACTCTTCGCGCGAGCCTTGCAGCGGCGCAGTTCGTCGTCGGACAGACCCTCGTGCAGGCGGCGGATTTCGGCGACGGTGACGTCCAGCGTTTCCTGAGCACGCTCATTTGTGGTGCCGGCGTAGGCAAACACCCGCGCTTCGTCCTTCAGCGTGTTGATCGAAGCGGACACGGCATAGCACAGACCTCGCTTCTCACGAACTTCCGTGAATAACCGCGAACTCATGCCGCCGCTCAGCACGCTGACGGCCGCCCAGCCTTCGAAGTAGCGGTCGTGAGAATACGGAACCGTCGGCCACGCCAGTCCAATGTGGGTCTGAGCCGAATCGTGCGGAATGTGGTAGGGCGACTCATGGATCGTGCCGCGAGTCAGGCTGGCAGCGACGCCGCGTTCCCAGTCACCAAACGCCGCCTGAACGGCGGTCAGCACTTCCACGGAATTCACGTTTCCCGCGATGCCAAGGATTGCGGAATTCGGGCGAACCAGCAGATCAAAATGCCGCTGCACGTCGACCAGCGCGATGTTGCTGATATCGTCCAGCGTCCCGTCCGATGCGTTGCTCCACGGCGCCGGATACGCGCACTTCCGCAGGTAACGGCCAAGCCGCTGCCGGGGCTCATCTTCTTCCGCCTGCAGACCCTGAACGACCAGTTCTCGCGCCGGCGGAAACTGCAGTTCGTCAAGGTGAGGCTGGCGGACCATCGAAGCGATCAGAGGAATCGCCTGCAGAATGCGGTCGGCCGTCGTCGCGGCGGAAAACGTGACGTGCAGCGTCCCCGATGACACGCTGCGCTGCAGCCCGAAGTTGTCCATCGCCGACGACAATTCGCGGGCCGACAATTCGCCGGCTCCGCGAGGAAACATCTCCGCCAGAATCGCGGCGACTCCCGATTTCCCCGGCGGGTCATACACGCTGCCGGCGGGCACCATCAGCGTCAGAGCGGCCGACTGCACATCGTTCATTTGCTGAACGACAAGTTCCAGCCCGTTCGACAGTTGGAACGTTTCGATATTGTCGCTGGTCATTGGATATCCGTATCTCGGCGGAAGTTCGCGGCGCGGCAGAGTAGCACGTCCCGCCGCTCAGGCAAGGCGCGGCACGCAATGCCCGGATTCTGCCGACGGAACGTGCTCGATGCAGCAACGGTCCGCGTTCCCGTTCGCTTCACCGTCCCGGATTCAATTCCGTCAGCCCGATGGTCGCACCGGAGACTTGGCGCAGACAGCAACATTCACGATGAATTCCGCGTGGAAGGAATCACTGTCCGGCAGGAAGATTGAAGTCGCCGCCGAGATTTCGCCAGATCGCGTGAACGTGATTCGCGGAATTCTGAGTGTTGTTGTACTCGATGATAAAGGTGCTGCCCTGAACAACGTAGTGGTGTGGTTCGTTGACTTCAGAACCACCCCACCAGCCGAAGCGGATGTCGTCCATGCCGGCTTGAGTAATCGCCGCCATCCGCTCTTTGACAACAGCGGCGGGCATGGCTTTGAGGTATTCCGCCAGCAGTTCCTTCAGCAGTTGCTGTTGCTCGGGCGTCATGTCGGCGTAACGAACGCCCTTCGCTTCGTCGATGACCGGCTGAGGAACGCCGCCTCCGCGAATGTCGCCGGGAGCTTCCTTCGAGAGCCAGATCTTCGACTGCTGATCCGCAGGAGCCGCCTTCAGGATCGACCGCGCAATGTTCTCGCGTTCGCCCAGAACGCGAAGAGCCCGGCCGGGACCGGCGTCAATCAGACCGGGGTTGGCTCCGAAGAATTCCGGAGTACTGCTGACAATCCTGCCTTCCTTCACACTGTAGTTCAGTGACAGATGGTGGCCTTCAAACCGCCAGCCCCAGACGTCGCTGCCGCCGGGCTTGCCGAAGATTGTGACGAAATACTTGTGAGGATGCCGATGCAGACGTCGTTCCGCTTCGTCGCCTCCTTCAAACAGATACAAAACTTCCTCCAGACTGCGGACCTGAAGTGTTTTTTCATATCCGGCAGCGGTCAGCCCGGATCGGACCAGATCACTGGCCGATTCCAGTGCCGCTCCTTCCAGATCCCACATCCCGATTCCCTTGCGGTCACGAGGAATGAAGTGCCAGTTGATGCGCTCCGGATCGTCATAGGCATACTCCGCCCGCAGCCGCTGGCTGTAGTCCAGCGATTCCAGAAACCGCTGAGCCGCCTGGGCCATCTGCAGCCCGGGCTGAGCGTCATCGGCGCAGGTCCGGTTCGCGAGAGCGGTGATCGCTGCGGCAACAAGTGAGACAACGACGGGAAGTCTTTTCATGGCGGGAAACTTTCGGTGGAAGCGTGGTGTGACGAATGATGACCGAGTGAAAGAAGTTCCGGATTCAACACCCGGAAGTTCCGTGTGGGATTTGAAGACGAATTCCGGCGTTCCCTCACCCCGGTGGCCAGGTCAGAGGCCGACCGCCCAGAATATGGATGTGCAGATGAAATACAGTCTGGCCGCCGTCGCGACCGGTGTTGATGACCGTCCGGTAGCCGTCGGTAATCTCCAGTTGCCTGGCAACGCGGGGCACGGTCATCATCAGGTGAGCCGCCAGGTCCCGGTCGCCGTCATCCAGCGAATCCAGCGATTCGAGCGGTTTCTTTGGAATCAGCAGGACGTGGGTCGGAGCCTGCGGCGAGACATCCCGAAACGCCAGGCACAGCTCATCTTCGTAAACGATGTCCGCGGGGATTTCGCGATTGATGATCTTCGAGAAAATGGTCACCGAACAGTCCCTCGCGCTCGAAACGGATGGCCTTCCCGGAGATCATCGCCGCCAGACCGGAAAACCGGCGGTCAGAGTAGCAGGCTGTTCGCAAAACTCCAGCGGAGAGCAGGGCGGGCCGGGTCATCCGCTGTCACTGACACCGTCCGGCGATTGGTTCCGGCGATCCATTCGAAAGCCTCACATTCATGACGCAACTTGCCGTCCAGGAACTCAAGAACGAACTGCGCCGGCAGGCGCATGCCAACCGGAACGCTCAGCCGAACAAGGACGAACTCAGCCGTCGCATCGTCGGAGCGTTCATGGCGCTGCCGGAGTACGCGACGGCTCGGACGGTGATGTTCTACGTCGACGTTCGCAGCGAAGTCCGCACTCGGCACGACCTGGAACTCGCGCTGCAGTCAGGGAAGAAGATCGTCGTTCCGTGGTGCAACGACGACGGCGAACTGGAACTGTTTCACCTTGTCAGCATGGACGAACTGGAAATCGGCATGTACTCCATCCTGGAACCGCGAAAGGACCTGCGGCATCTGCCGGAAAAGCAGGTGCCGGTCCAGGAACTGGATCTTATCATGGTGCCCGGTGTCGGCTTCGATATCCGCGGCGGCCGGATGGGACACGGCAAGGGCTACTACGACAAGCTGCTCGAACACGCGCGACCCGATACGCCGCTGATCGCACTGGCGTTTGAATGCCAGATGTTCGAAGAAATCCCGGTCGCCGGCCATGACGTCTTCATGGATAAGATTGTCACCGAAGAACGCGTCTATTCCTGCCGGGGCCGAAAGGGCTGAACGGAAACGGCTGATTCCATGCCCGTCGAAATCGAAGACACGTACGCGGAAGCCTTTCGCAGTCTTTTTTCCGAGTTCCTGATCACGGCTCGCGATCGGAAGTGGCTGGATCATGCGATCAGCGCCGCAACGGGGCACGCATCGTCGACAATCATGTGCGACTGCGAAGCCGGCCTGGATCGGTACGTCGGTCCCGGCGGTGACGAAAGCGTTCCGACTCCGGATGGTCGGCCGGGAGCGATCTGCCAGCTTCACGTACCGCGGTTCTGGAAGCATCGCGAATCCGCTCTTGAAAAGGCACTGCTGGCCCGTGTCAGCCAGAACGTTCTGACCTGCCCGACGACGCGATGCTTTGCTCCGAATGCTGCCGCGGACGATGCGAATTCGTTTCGGCTTGGCCGCAAGCTGGCGTATTTCGGCGACGGATTCGAAGAAACTCAGCAGCGATTCGGCCGCGAAATGTGGGTGGTGCCGACGATGGGCGGTGACTTCTGCATCGATCGTCGCTTCCCGTTTTTCGACGGCGTGATGGGCGGCAATCTGTGGTTTGTCGCGGACAGCGAAGGCGCCTCTCTGCTGGCCGCGGAGAAAGCCGTCGAAGCGTGCCAAGCAGTTCCGGGAGTGATCACGCCGTTTCCTGGCGGTGTCGCCGCCAGTGGTTCAAAGGCCGGCAGCCGCTACAGTTTTCTGTTCGCCAGTACGAACGATCCGTTCTGTCCCACGCTGGCCGGACGAAATGGCGTCACGACGCAACTGCCCTCCCATGCAAAAAGCGTTATGGAGCTGATTGTCAACGGACGCGATCTGAAGACAGTGTCAGAAGCGACTCAGGCAGCCATTACCGCAGCGTCGGACGTTGACGGGCTGCTGAAAATCACAGCCGGAAACTACGGCGGTCGACTTGGCAAAAGCTGGGTCTGGCTGCTGCCCGATCTGCATCGCGACGAGTCCGGATCGTCTCCATGAAGCCTGACGACAAGCTGTGCTATTGCTTTCACATCACCCAGCGCAAGGTGATGAACTTTGCCCGAATTCACCAACCGCGGGTTCCCAGTCAGCTAAGTGAATGCGGCGGCGCCGGTACCGGCTGCGGATGGTGTGTGCCATTTTTGAAACGATGCTTCGATGCAGCGAGGGCAGAGCAGGGTGACGTCGACATCGATCTGACGCCGGACCAGTATGCTCAAATGCGAGCCGACTACGTGCGTCGCGGTCAGGGCAGTCCGCCCCCCGGCGCGACTCCGCTTCCGTCAGATTCAGAATGATCTGCGCTTCGAAAGCGGACGATTGAATCGGTTCGGCGTGCCGTTTTCGGACACTTGGTGAAAATCGGCTGAAGGTCGATTTCATTTCGCGCGCGGGAAA is a window of Planctomycetaceae bacterium DNA encoding:
- a CDS encoding DUF4159 domain-containing protein, translating into MKRPLTAVIVAALIVVLTSAAIAQYGRRGYYRRGPEFGPDGRPDRRGVPDWKVDENFKDDVFTFVRIKYNSYGRWGKWATDYPDADLNFSYRLQQLTSMHVNPDGLIIELTDPRLFDFPFVYLIEPGDLSFSEPEIEALRSYLLNGGFLMVDDFWGEAEWRNFYFELRRVFPDREPVELPLSHPVFHCVYDLKERPQIPAIGWARPGPNGEIITWESRYENDTREVHYKGLFDDNGRMMAMICHNTDLGDGWEREGEDPWYFKEFSEKKAYPLGINIVFYAMTH
- the fhcD gene encoding formylmethanofuran--tetrahydromethanopterin N-formyltransferase, which encodes MPVEIEDTYAEAFRSLFSEFLITARDRKWLDHAISAATGHASSTIMCDCEAGLDRYVGPGGDESVPTPDGRPGAICQLHVPRFWKHRESALEKALLARVSQNVLTCPTTRCFAPNAAADDANSFRLGRKLAYFGDGFEETQQRFGREMWVVPTMGGDFCIDRRFPFFDGVMGGNLWFVADSEGASLLAAEKAVEACQAVPGVITPFPGGVAASGSKAGSRYSFLFASTNDPFCPTLAGRNGVTTQLPSHAKSVMELIVNGRDLKTVSEATQAAITAASDVDGLLKITAGNYGGRLGKSWVWLLPDLHRDESGSSP
- a CDS encoding pitrilysin family protein, encoding MTSDNIETFQLSNGLELVVQQMNDVQSAALTLMVPAGSVYDPPGKSGVAAILAEMFPRGAGELSARELSSAMDNFGLQRSVSSGTLHVTFSAATTADRILQAIPLIASMVRQPHLDELQFPPARELVVQGLQAEEDEPRQRLGRYLRKCAYPAPWSNASDGTLDDISNIALVDVQRHFDLLVRPNSAILGIAGNVNSVEVLTAVQAAFGDWERGVAASLTRGTIHESPYHIPHDSAQTHIGLAWPTVPYSHDRYFEGWAAVSVLSGGMSSRLFTEVREKRGLCYAVSASINTLKDEARVFAYAGTTNERAQETLDVTVAEIRRLHEGLSDDELRRCKARAKSTLIMQQESTMARSGALARDTFHLGRVMLLNEIHQRIDDLTTEQVRNFAIDYAPATMALVTIGPQPLDAACVQAPAAVA
- a CDS encoding 5-formyltetrahydrofolate cyclo-ligase, with protein sequence MTQLAVQELKNELRRQAHANRNAQPNKDELSRRIVGAFMALPEYATARTVMFYVDVRSEVRTRHDLELALQSGKKIVVPWCNDDGELELFHLVSMDELEIGMYSILEPRKDLRHLPEKQVPVQELDLIMVPGVGFDIRGGRMGHGKGYYDKLLEHARPDTPLIALAFECQMFEEIPVAGHDVFMDKIVTEERVYSCRGRKG
- a CDS encoding pitrilysin family protein, whose translation is MKFHQHKFANGLQVIAELTPAVHSVAAGFFVRTGSRDETAAVSGVSHFLEHMAFKGNDRFTADDVNRVFDEVGAKYNASTGEEVTTYYAAVLPEYLETTMELLAALMTPSLRQDDFDMEKNVILEEIGMYDDQPSFTAYDNVMSTHFAGHPLGQSILGTNESITALTSEQMRDYHRSHYHAGNMTLAIAGNTDFDTLLRIVEKHCAGIPLGRASRDLPPVHPQPRTHLVTRESSVQEHVMQMGPAPDSRDNLRFAAELLAVVVGDDSGSRLFWDIVDPGFAEAAELGYNEYDGAGTWMSYLSCQPEQVEANLARMKAVFGAVNDHGITAEELEQARNKVASRVVLRGERPMGRLSSLGGNWVYRGEYRSVADDLHTVRAVSLDDLQRLLQQYPIQMTTTVGVGPLQRLAAP
- a CDS encoding (2Fe-2S)-binding protein, with translation MKPDDKLCYCFHITQRKVMNFARIHQPRVPSQLSECGGAGTGCGWCVPFLKRCFDAARAEQGDVDIDLTPDQYAQMRADYVRRGQGSPPPGATPLPSDSE
- a CDS encoding DUF3500 domain-containing protein, which produces MKRLPVVVSLVAAAITALANRTCADDAQPGLQMAQAAQRFLESLDYSQRLRAEYAYDDPERINWHFIPRDRKGIGMWDLEGAALESASDLVRSGLTAAGYEKTLQVRSLEEVLYLFEGGDEAERRLHRHPHKYFVTIFGKPGGSDVWGWRFEGHHLSLNYSVKEGRIVSSTPEFFGANPGLIDAGPGRALRVLGERENIARSILKAAPADQQSKIWLSKEAPGDIRGGGVPQPVIDEAKGVRYADMTPEQQQLLKELLAEYLKAMPAAVVKERMAAITQAGMDDIRFGWWGGSEVNEPHHYVVQGSTFIIEYNNTQNSANHVHAIWRNLGGDFNLPAGQ
- a CDS encoding histidine triad nucleotide-binding protein translates to MTIFSKIINREIPADIVYEDELCLAFRDVSPQAPTHVLLIPKKPLESLDSLDDGDRDLAAHLMMTVPRVARQLEITDGYRTVINTGRDGGQTVFHLHIHILGGRPLTWPPG